GGAGATCGACGGCGGACAGCACAACTTCCCAGACGAGCGCTCGCGTGATCTTGAGCGTACCCGTTTCCTGGAATCCAAGGGGTACAAGGTGCTGCGGTTTTGGAACAACGAGGTGTTGGGGAACCCGGAGGGCGTGCTTTCCGTAATCCTTGAGGCCTGCCAAGGTTCTTCCTCCACGCCTTGAGTCTCTTCGGAAAGATCCCCTCACCCTGACCTTTCCCCTCTCCCCCAAGGGGGAGAGGGACCCAACCCCTCACCCCCACCCTCTCCCCGAGGGGAGAGGGGAGGGAAAAGCGAGAAAAGAAAAACCGCAGGGGAAGATCAAGCGGCCCCTCACCCCCTTTCCTTCCCCCTTACGGCGAGGGGAATGGGAAAAAAGGGAGAGGAAAAATCCTTCTCCTTCCGGAAGAGGGCGTAGGGAGTGTTCCCCTCATCCCGCCTTCCTTCCACCGGGGA
This genomic interval from Methanomassiliicoccales archaeon contains the following:
- a CDS encoding endonuclease domain-containing protein, with the protein product MELTPLARKLRREMTEAERLLWYHLRNRRLAGFKFRRQVPIGPYIVDFLCPEKRVIVEIDGGQHNFPDERSRDLERTRFLESKGYKVLRFWNNEVLGNPEGVLSVILEACQGSSSTP